In a genomic window of Polycladomyces subterraneus:
- a CDS encoding DUF819 family protein — protein sequence MNSHETALVTSPLGVGAVVTLLIAVSFWLDRRYRWFSWLGTAILVITGGAVLANIGVIPPSIEMGSSQVNPFYTFAYDYGVPLAIVFILLSTDLRALRGVGKPALIAFVLASIGTLAGTVVGAWLLADAIGPEMWKLGGQFAASYIGGGVNYAAVGQAVHTTGSLYAAGAAADNIMTNLWMVATAVIPTLLARFYPSIRNRQGTDTAPVANGFMSGGPTTVSIHEMAYLTAVALTLVAVSQWITPIVARWVGFEIPTVIYYTTFALLLSWLTPINRWGGGEELGNLMLHFFFATMGAGTILSTLVNKGPAVFLFLTVLVGVHALIVFGLGKWTRIEIETLSIASQATVGGPSTALALAVSQRWTSLVTPGVLLGVLGYAIGTYVGIATARLLQVLL from the coding sequence ATGAACTCGCATGAAACTGCTTTGGTGACCAGTCCGTTGGGGGTAGGAGCCGTCGTCACGCTGTTGATTGCCGTTTCGTTTTGGTTGGACCGCCGTTATCGGTGGTTTTCTTGGTTGGGAACGGCGATTCTCGTCATCACTGGTGGGGCTGTGCTGGCCAATATCGGCGTGATTCCCCCGTCGATCGAGATGGGTTCCAGCCAAGTCAATCCGTTTTACACGTTTGCGTATGATTACGGGGTCCCGTTGGCCATTGTCTTCATCTTGCTGTCCACGGATCTGCGTGCTTTACGAGGAGTGGGGAAGCCCGCATTGATCGCCTTTGTATTGGCCTCAATCGGCACGTTGGCGGGAACGGTGGTTGGAGCGTGGTTGTTGGCTGATGCGATCGGACCGGAAATGTGGAAACTGGGCGGGCAATTTGCGGCCAGCTACATCGGCGGTGGGGTGAACTATGCTGCCGTGGGACAGGCTGTGCATACAACTGGTTCGTTGTACGCCGCGGGTGCCGCTGCGGACAACATCATGACCAATCTGTGGATGGTGGCCACTGCGGTGATCCCCACTTTGCTGGCCCGTTTTTATCCGTCCATCCGCAACCGACAGGGAACTGATACGGCACCGGTGGCAAACGGCTTTATGAGCGGCGGACCGACCACTGTTTCCATCCATGAGATGGCGTATTTGACGGCGGTGGCATTGACGTTGGTCGCCGTTTCCCAGTGGATCACACCGATCGTGGCCCGATGGGTCGGATTCGAGATTCCCACCGTTATTTACTACACAACGTTTGCTTTGCTGTTGTCTTGGCTTACGCCGATCAACCGTTGGGGTGGCGGAGAAGAACTGGGCAACCTGATGCTTCATTTCTTCTTCGCCACCATGGGAGCGGGGACCATTCTTTCGACACTGGTGAACAAAGGACCGGCCGTCTTCCTCTTCCTGACCGTGTTGGTGGGTGTGCACGCGCTGATCGTTTTCGGTCTGGGGAAATGGACGCGGATCGAGATCGAAACGCTGTCCATCGCCAGCCAGGCAACCGTCGGCGGTCCGTCCACCGCGCTGGCACTGGCCGTTTCTCAACGCTGGACATCGCTGGTGACGCCGGGAGTGTTGTTGGGTGTGTTGGGCTACGCCATCGGGACTTATGTGGGGATTGCCACAGCCCGCCTGTTGCAGGTGTTGTTGTGA
- a CDS encoding HAD family hydrolase, whose amino-acid sequence MILFDVDGVFLSEDRCFDASALSVWELLYNPRYLGLRGDVFNTQPSEEKIRHLRQLVFDSDRVLDWIKTRGINSNWDMVQMTFSLQWLRLLKQIQAERPEWVAEAMNGPVTADVLRQLGGRLREAGIMFEPQFGAFIPALAESNATKQELIAYFNTLAKAWLGVETEVFSPKSALWELGRHVFQEWYLGDDRYRQVEGKAPVTPGKTGFLHQEIPLADPQEIRHVLDGLRAEGIVLGLGTGRPLIETEVPLTALGLYDAFDLERIVTADDVIQAERAHPEHAPLGKPQPYTYLKGYFGRSKADAEVLTVDLPLPKGEEVLIVGDSVADLLAARKMGCKFAATLTGLTGEAARAKFEELGADYIVRDVTELSRVISGTGR is encoded by the coding sequence ATGATCTTGTTTGACGTGGATGGGGTGTTTTTAAGCGAAGACCGATGCTTTGACGCTTCCGCACTTTCTGTGTGGGAGCTGTTGTACAATCCCCGTTATTTGGGATTGCGGGGAGATGTGTTTAACACTCAACCTTCCGAGGAAAAAATCCGTCACTTGCGCCAACTGGTGTTTGACAGCGACAGGGTGTTGGATTGGATCAAAACGCGGGGGATCAACTCCAACTGGGATATGGTTCAGATGACGTTTTCCCTGCAGTGGCTCCGCTTGTTGAAACAAATTCAAGCCGAGCGGCCGGAGTGGGTGGCGGAAGCGATGAACGGCCCCGTCACAGCCGATGTGTTGCGTCAGTTGGGCGGACGGTTGCGTGAAGCGGGCATCATGTTTGAGCCACAGTTTGGCGCGTTCATCCCGGCATTGGCCGAGTCGAACGCCACCAAACAGGAATTGATCGCGTATTTCAATACGTTGGCGAAAGCGTGGTTGGGTGTGGAAACCGAGGTGTTCTCGCCCAAAAGCGCGTTGTGGGAGTTGGGGCGTCATGTGTTTCAGGAATGGTATCTGGGTGACGACCGATACCGGCAGGTGGAAGGCAAAGCACCAGTCACACCGGGCAAAACTGGATTTTTGCATCAGGAGATTCCACTGGCCGATCCCCAGGAGATTCGACATGTGCTGGACGGGTTACGAGCAGAGGGCATCGTGTTGGGATTGGGAACCGGCCGTCCGCTGATCGAGACGGAAGTGCCGCTTACCGCCCTTGGATTGTATGATGCGTTTGATCTGGAACGGATCGTCACCGCAGATGATGTGATTCAGGCTGAACGGGCGCATCCGGAACATGCCCCGCTCGGCAAACCGCAACCGTACACATATTTAAAAGGATATTTCGGTCGGAGCAAAGCGGATGCGGAAGTGCTCACCGTCGATTTGCCGTTGCCCAAAGGCGAAGAAGTGCTGATCGTGGGGGATTCGGTTGCCGATTTGTTGGCGGCCCGAAAAATGGGTTGCAAGTTTGCAGCCACGTTGACGGGATTGACCGGAGAGGCCGCGCGGGCCAAGTTTGAGGAGTTGGGCGCCGATTATATTGTACGCGATGTGACAGAATTGTCTCGCGTTATCAGCGGAACCGGACGGTAA
- a CDS encoding PTS ascorbate transporter subunit IIC yields the protein MFNMIMKDILGTPAILVGLFALIGLLLQKKGVADIIAGTLKTIMGFVIIGAGANVIISSLDIFGKMFNKAFHLSGVIPNNEAIVAVAQNAFGMETALIMVLGMVVNILLARFTRFKYIFLTGHHTMFMACLIGVILSTGGLKGADLVIIGSVLLGLCMVLFPALLQSYVKQITNSDDFAVGHFGSLGYFAAGTIGKYFGNKENSTENIKVPKQLSFLRDTSVAVSLTMTILFVIVALFAGQSFVESELSGGTNFIVYSLIQAITFAAGVYIVLAGVRILIAEIVPAFKGIADQIVPNAKPALDCPTVFPFAPNAVIIGFIMSFLAGLISMFVLPALGLAVIVPGLVPHFFTGATAGVFGNATGGRRGAILGAFANGLLISFLPALLLPLLGTLGFEKTTFGDSDFGVVGLILGFIMRLF from the coding sequence ATGTTTAACATGATTATGAAAGACATTTTGGGAACCCCGGCCATTCTGGTTGGTTTATTTGCCCTCATCGGCCTTCTTTTGCAGAAAAAAGGAGTGGCTGACATCATCGCCGGCACGCTGAAGACCATCATGGGATTTGTGATCATCGGCGCAGGTGCGAACGTGATCATCAGTTCCCTAGATATTTTTGGGAAAATGTTTAACAAAGCATTTCACCTTTCCGGGGTGATCCCCAATAACGAGGCCATCGTTGCTGTAGCTCAAAACGCATTTGGCATGGAAACCGCCTTAATCATGGTTTTGGGGATGGTTGTCAACATCTTGCTTGCCCGTTTTACAAGATTTAAGTATATCTTTCTCACCGGACACCACACGATGTTTATGGCCTGCCTGATCGGGGTGATCCTATCGACAGGTGGTTTAAAAGGAGCCGATCTTGTCATCATCGGTTCTGTATTATTGGGTTTGTGCATGGTTCTGTTTCCGGCTTTATTACAATCCTATGTCAAACAAATCACCAATAGCGATGACTTTGCGGTAGGGCATTTTGGATCGCTGGGCTACTTTGCCGCAGGAACGATTGGGAAATATTTTGGCAATAAGGAAAATTCAACTGAGAACATCAAGGTGCCGAAGCAACTCAGTTTTTTACGCGATACTTCGGTGGCTGTATCTTTGACCATGACCATTCTCTTCGTCATCGTAGCGCTCTTTGCCGGTCAGTCGTTCGTCGAGAGCGAGCTTTCGGGTGGAACCAACTTTATCGTCTACTCACTGATTCAAGCCATTACTTTTGCTGCAGGCGTGTATATCGTTCTGGCCGGTGTACGGATCTTGATTGCAGAAATTGTCCCGGCGTTTAAAGGGATTGCGGATCAAATTGTGCCTAATGCCAAGCCAGCGCTCGATTGCCCGACGGTTTTTCCTTTTGCACCCAACGCGGTGATCATAGGCTTCATCATGAGCTTTCTTGCCGGATTGATCAGTATGTTTGTGCTGCCTGCGCTCGGGCTTGCCGTAATCGTTCCCGGATTGGTACCGCATTTCTTTACTGGAGCGACAGCGGGCGTATTTGGTAATGCGACCGGCGGAAGGCGTGGAGCGATACTTGGGGCGTTTGCCAACGGACTGCTGATTAGTTTTCTCCCAGCACTGTTGCTGCCGCTCTTAGGGACTCTTGGCTTTGAAAAGACGACCTTTGGTGACTCTGACTTCGGAGTGGTCGGCTTAATCCTCGGCTTTATCATGAGATTGTTTTAA
- a CDS encoding asparagine synthetase B family protein translates to MGNMGTSLYLLFKEIKKSATVALSGESVDEVFGGYAWFHKKEVWEADTFPWLAFLLRDKHDHLLSPELAEKLNPWEYIEERYREAIAGVPRLHGEGKTNARMREIFFLHLKYFLPMLLERKDRMSMATGLEVRVPFCDYRLVEYVWNIPWEMKCVGDIEKGILRQAFAEVLPQDVLYRRKSPYPATYSPGYREALRQRLLSVLNDKSSPLVPLINSGKVKGIVQKMTAKPVTYMSIAMLERFILLDAWLREYNVQICL, encoded by the coding sequence ATGGGCAATATGGGAACATCCTTGTACCTGCTTTTTAAGGAAATCAAAAAATCAGCCACTGTGGCCCTTTCAGGAGAATCCGTGGATGAAGTGTTTGGGGGTTACGCTTGGTTCCATAAAAAAGAGGTATGGGAAGCGGATACCTTTCCGTGGTTGGCCTTTTTGCTAAGGGACAAACATGACCACCTTCTGTCTCCTGAACTGGCCGAAAAGCTGAACCCATGGGAATATATAGAAGAGCGTTATCGGGAAGCGATTGCCGGTGTACCCCGCTTGCATGGAGAGGGAAAAACGAATGCACGTATGCGGGAAATATTTTTTTTGCACTTGAAGTATTTCCTTCCGATGCTGTTGGAACGAAAAGACCGTATGAGCATGGCGACCGGGCTGGAAGTGCGTGTTCCTTTTTGCGATTACCGTCTGGTCGAATATGTGTGGAATATCCCATGGGAGATGAAATGTGTAGGCGACATCGAAAAAGGAATTCTACGCCAGGCTTTTGCCGAAGTATTGCCGCAGGATGTGCTTTATCGACGTAAGAGCCCCTATCCCGCAACATATAGTCCAGGGTATAGGGAAGCGCTACGGCAACGGCTTCTGTCGGTCTTAAATGACAAATCATCCCCTTTGGTACCTTTAATCAATAGTGGAAAAGTAAAGGGAATAGTTCAAAAAATGACGGCTAAACCCGTTACTTACATGAGTATCGCTATGCTGGAACGTTTCATTCTGCTGGATGCCTGGCTTAGGGAGTACAACGTGCAGATCTGCTTGTGA
- a CDS encoding BglG family transcription antiterminator, with the protein MQLDQRSLRLLQEIISTPNARFGDLERKLTLSRRQIQYNLEKINDWLSEKNLPRIEYDRHHGFQIDKSLMHAVVEWGSFQSKEMYILSDEERVRFVLLLLLTKKEDLSLLHFSSALQVSRNTALYDIKKAKAFAREFGIDLLYSRKEGYTLDGLEWNKRRLLVSLIRISLEHENGEWLLGQALGTDFKWVAIVRRELEQIEHQLQVRFTDERLAELSYEMVYTMIRIQTGNRLVWPEGDWNEVVSTPEYEAIKKLAQTLQLEEKGDSAELAYFALQLLVTNLVDAGNELHSHSQRLMSQSIRMIEEFEKHACVILQEKEVLARQIFQHLRPAYFRVKFGLELENPLRDLILKEHGELHHLVKKAMKPFYQLVGRPVSDDESAYVTMHFGSWLRRQGTELSSRPKAVVVCPKGIAISKMLLKELKEMFPDILFLDSLSVREFYRSPFSNDIVFSTVFVRTEAPLFIVNPIIDIDEKQRIYKEVTQVLYGISQTELNVPDLLELIGQYADIRDAEGMAKALRRYFKSSYKKRLVRKEKDKPVLDQLITEETVQLIDEVENWQEAIRFASKPLLENGSIEPSYVEAMIRSIQETGPYVVITPKVAIPHARPEEGVNMLSMSLLRLKKSVRFGEDKPVHLVIVLAATDDESHLRALAQLTELLSLEENIDQLIQSKEKTDVMNLIHHYSKGE; encoded by the coding sequence ATGCAATTAGATCAAAGAAGTTTGAGGCTATTGCAAGAAATCATTTCTACACCAAACGCAAGGTTTGGGGATCTAGAGCGGAAACTTACCCTTTCCCGCAGACAGATTCAATATAATCTAGAAAAGATCAATGATTGGTTGAGCGAAAAAAATCTTCCACGAATTGAATACGACCGGCATCACGGTTTTCAGATTGACAAATCTCTTATGCATGCAGTGGTGGAATGGGGTTCTTTCCAATCCAAGGAGATGTATATTTTATCCGATGAAGAGCGTGTCAGATTCGTATTACTCCTCCTGCTTACAAAGAAAGAAGACTTGTCCCTTCTACATTTTAGCAGCGCTCTCCAAGTGAGCCGCAACACGGCTCTATATGATATCAAAAAAGCCAAAGCCTTCGCCAGAGAATTCGGCATCGACCTTCTTTATAGCAGAAAAGAGGGTTATACACTCGATGGTTTAGAATGGAACAAAAGACGTTTGCTAGTGTCTTTGATCCGCATCAGTCTGGAACACGAGAATGGGGAATGGCTGCTGGGTCAAGCGCTGGGAACGGATTTCAAATGGGTAGCCATTGTTCGCCGAGAACTGGAACAAATTGAACATCAGTTGCAAGTTCGTTTTACAGACGAACGTTTGGCAGAGCTGTCTTATGAGATGGTCTACACCATGATCCGCATCCAGACGGGAAATAGGCTGGTTTGGCCGGAGGGTGATTGGAATGAAGTGGTTTCCACTCCGGAGTACGAGGCGATAAAGAAACTTGCTCAAACGTTGCAGTTGGAAGAAAAGGGAGACTCTGCAGAACTGGCTTATTTTGCTCTTCAATTGCTGGTAACCAATCTAGTAGATGCAGGTAATGAGCTGCATTCTCACAGTCAGAGGCTGATGAGCCAATCCATTAGGATGATTGAGGAGTTTGAGAAGCATGCCTGTGTCATATTGCAGGAGAAAGAAGTACTGGCCAGGCAAATTTTCCAACATCTACGTCCTGCCTATTTTCGTGTGAAATTTGGCCTGGAGTTGGAGAATCCTCTACGGGATCTCATCTTGAAGGAACATGGGGAACTTCATCACCTGGTCAAGAAGGCGATGAAGCCATTTTACCAACTGGTGGGGCGTCCGGTGTCTGATGATGAAAGTGCGTATGTGACGATGCATTTTGGAAGTTGGCTCAGAAGGCAGGGAACGGAACTTTCATCCCGACCGAAAGCTGTGGTTGTTTGCCCCAAAGGAATCGCCATCTCCAAAATGCTTTTAAAAGAACTGAAAGAGATGTTTCCTGACATCCTCTTTCTGGATAGCTTATCTGTACGGGAATTTTATCGTTCTCCGTTTTCGAATGACATCGTTTTTTCCACGGTGTTTGTAAGAACTGAGGCACCGCTATTTATTGTGAATCCCATTATCGACATTGATGAGAAGCAAAGGATTTACAAAGAAGTTACGCAAGTTCTATACGGTATTTCGCAGACGGAACTCAATGTTCCGGACTTGCTCGAATTGATCGGCCAATACGCCGACATTCGTGATGCCGAAGGGATGGCGAAAGCCCTTCGCAGATATTTCAAAAGCAGTTACAAAAAAAGATTGGTGAGGAAGGAGAAAGACAAACCTGTGTTAGACCAACTCATCACTGAAGAAACGGTTCAGCTGATTGACGAGGTAGAGAACTGGCAAGAGGCGATCCGTTTCGCTTCCAAACCTCTTCTTGAAAATGGCTCGATTGAACCGTCGTATGTTGAGGCGATGATCCGCTCCATTCAAGAGACAGGGCCTTACGTGGTCATCACACCCAAAGTCGCCATCCCACACGCCCGCCCGGAAGAAGGAGTCAACATGTTGTCCATGAGCCTTCTTCGTTTGAAAAAAAGCGTGCGGTTTGGCGAAGATAAGCCAGTTCACCTTGTTATCGTACTGGCTGCTACTGACGATGAATCTCATCTGAGAGCACTCGCACAGTTGACGGAACTGTTGTCACTGGAAGAAAACATTGATCAACTGATCCAGTCAAAAGAAAAAACGGACGTCATGAATTTGATTCATCATTATTCGAAAGGAGAATGA
- a CDS encoding superoxide dismutase, producing MAKHELPALPYAYDALEPHIDAQTMEIHHGRHHATYVNNLNAALEGHTALAEKSIEDLLRNIDQVPESIRTAVRNNGGGHANHSLFWQIMSPNGGGEPSGELANAINQAFGSFDRFKEEFTKAATTRFGSGWAWLVVKKDGSLAVTSTPNQDSPLMEGDTPILGLDVWEHAYYLKYQNKRPEYIKAFWNVVNWDEVAKRYQAARG from the coding sequence ATGGCCAAGCACGAACTGCCTGCATTGCCTTATGCCTATGACGCTTTGGAGCCGCACATCGATGCGCAAACGATGGAAATTCACCATGGCCGGCATCACGCCACGTATGTGAACAACTTGAATGCGGCGTTGGAAGGTCACACCGCCTTGGCGGAAAAATCCATCGAAGACCTTCTGCGCAACATTGATCAAGTACCGGAAAGCATTCGTACGGCCGTGCGCAACAACGGTGGCGGTCATGCGAACCACAGCCTGTTCTGGCAAATCATGAGCCCGAACGGTGGCGGCGAACCGAGCGGAGAGCTGGCTAACGCGATCAACCAAGCCTTCGGCAGCTTCGACCGGTTCAAAGAAGAATTCACCAAAGCGGCAACCACCCGTTTTGGTAGCGGTTGGGCTTGGCTGGTCGTGAAAAAAGACGGTTCTTTGGCCGTGACGAGCACGCCGAACCAAGACAGCCCGCTGATGGAAGGCGACACGCCGATTTTGGGCTTGGACGTGTGGGAGCACGCCTACTATCTCAAATACCAAAACAAGCGTCCGGAATACATCAAAGCGTTCTGGAACGTGGTCAATTGGGACGAAGTCGCCAAACGGTACCAAGCGGCGCGCGGATAA
- a CDS encoding PTS sugar transporter subunit IIB, whose protein sequence is MRILVVCGNGLGSSFIMELNVKKALVELGKEAVVEHTDLATARTEKADLFIGAKDIIHSLNDGTRKIIALENVMNVGEIKEKLTPYL, encoded by the coding sequence ATGAGAATTTTGGTTGTATGCGGAAATGGTCTGGGCAGCAGTTTCATCATGGAGCTGAATGTGAAAAAAGCGCTTGTTGAACTCGGGAAAGAAGCTGTCGTTGAACATACTGATTTGGCGACGGCGCGCACGGAAAAGGCGGATCTTTTTATCGGAGCTAAAGACATCATTCACAGTCTTAACGATGGAACACGGAAAATCATCGCTTTGGAAAACGTCATGAATGTAGGAGAGATAAAAGAGAAACTCACTCCATATTTATGA
- a CDS encoding amino acid permease codes for MANASQTTKEDLRRGLKERHIQLIALGGTIGVGLFLGSAKAIQTAGPALMLAYVIGGIVIFYIMRALGELAMYRPVSGSFSTYAEEFIGPWAGFFTGWTYWFMWVVTGMAEITAVGLYVQFWLPSVPQWVPALVALAGVYVANLIAVRLYGEFEFWFAMIKVVTILALIGTGLLMIFTGFGNAGESVGFSNLWSHQGFFPHGIMGVLLALQMVMFAYLGVELIGVTAGEAENPEKTLPSAINKVLWRILIFYVGALLVIMSLYPWNQLDGKHSPFVMTFEKIGIPAAAGIINFVVLTAALSSCNSGVFSTGRMLYALAQKGQAPAIFGRVSKQKVPANGLTVSALILLIGVLLNYVVPEQVFAYVTSVATVGAIWTWCIILVAHLRYRKAVQEGRVPPASFRMPGAPWTNVLALLFLVLVVVLLAFDKDTRVALYVAPVWFILLGIGYALTQKGKSAQTADTKASAR; via the coding sequence ATGGCGAATGCATCGCAAACAACTAAAGAAGACTTGCGACGAGGTTTAAAGGAGCGCCACATTCAACTGATCGCATTGGGCGGTACCATCGGAGTTGGATTGTTTCTCGGATCGGCGAAAGCGATTCAAACGGCGGGGCCGGCCTTGATGCTCGCATATGTGATCGGCGGTATCGTCATTTTCTACATTATGCGGGCATTGGGCGAGTTGGCGATGTATCGGCCTGTTTCCGGCTCTTTCAGTACCTACGCTGAGGAGTTCATCGGTCCGTGGGCCGGTTTCTTCACCGGATGGACGTATTGGTTCATGTGGGTGGTCACGGGCATGGCCGAAATTACGGCAGTAGGGTTGTACGTGCAGTTTTGGCTTCCATCCGTTCCCCAGTGGGTACCTGCATTGGTGGCATTGGCTGGGGTGTATGTGGCCAATTTGATCGCGGTCCGTTTGTATGGTGAGTTTGAATTCTGGTTCGCTATGATCAAGGTGGTCACCATTTTGGCCCTCATCGGCACCGGTTTGCTGATGATTTTTACAGGGTTCGGCAATGCAGGGGAATCGGTCGGGTTCTCGAACCTGTGGAGCCATCAGGGCTTTTTCCCGCACGGCATAATGGGCGTCTTGCTGGCTTTGCAAATGGTGATGTTTGCTTACCTCGGTGTGGAATTGATTGGTGTGACCGCGGGTGAAGCGGAAAACCCGGAAAAAACGTTGCCTTCGGCGATCAACAAAGTGTTGTGGCGGATTCTGATTTTTTACGTTGGTGCGCTGCTGGTAATCATGTCGCTGTATCCCTGGAATCAGTTGGACGGCAAACACAGCCCGTTTGTCATGACGTTTGAAAAAATCGGGATTCCCGCCGCAGCGGGTATCATCAATTTCGTCGTATTGACGGCCGCCCTTTCTTCATGCAACAGCGGCGTTTTCTCCACGGGCCGCATGTTGTATGCTCTGGCACAAAAAGGGCAGGCGCCCGCCATCTTTGGCCGCGTGAGCAAACAGAAGGTACCGGCCAACGGATTGACTGTATCCGCCTTGATATTGCTGATCGGCGTACTGCTCAACTATGTGGTGCCGGAGCAGGTGTTCGCATACGTGACCAGCGTGGCAACGGTGGGGGCGATTTGGACGTGGTGTATCATTTTGGTGGCCCACTTGCGGTATCGCAAGGCGGTTCAGGAAGGCCGTGTCCCGCCTGCTTCGTTCCGGATGCCGGGAGCACCTTGGACCAATGTGTTGGCGCTGTTGTTCCTGGTGCTGGTGGTTGTTCTGCTCGCCTTTGACAAGGACACCCGCGTGGCTTTGTATGTCGCCCCGGTGTGGTTTATCCTCTTGGGCATCGGCTATGCATTGACGCAAAAGGGCAAATCGGCTCAGACCGCGGATACGAAAGCCTCCGCTCGGTGA
- a CDS encoding metallophosphoesterase, which translates to MQVTTKLTRRQFLKHLLTASLGLAGLIGSAGVYGYWIEPYWHEVEHVSIRIPCLPQAFEGMRIVQFSDLHLGFHLMPRDLDTIAKTIRRCQPDLLLFTGDLVDDGTEVVNEAIPYLTQLRAPLGQFAVLGNHDYRDPEAIVDGWNRSGFEVLRNEHRLIQKGEDVIVLAGIEDLLMSHPDIRHALDGLPANACTILMSHCPDVAEGAKHHPVDLQLSGHSHGGQIRLPLIGHVITPPGAKKYVDGWYQLDRMQLHVNRGIGTTLLPIRFNCRPQISVLELRREIS; encoded by the coding sequence ATGCAAGTAACTACCAAACTGACTAGAAGGCAATTTCTCAAGCATTTGCTGACGGCGTCTTTGGGATTGGCTGGACTGATCGGCTCCGCGGGCGTGTACGGATACTGGATTGAACCCTATTGGCATGAGGTAGAGCATGTGTCCATTCGCATTCCCTGTTTACCGCAAGCGTTTGAAGGGATGCGGATCGTGCAGTTCAGTGATTTGCATCTCGGATTTCACCTGATGCCGCGGGATTTAGATACCATTGCCAAAACGATCCGGCGTTGTCAGCCTGATTTGCTCCTGTTCACCGGTGACCTGGTCGACGATGGTACCGAAGTCGTCAACGAGGCGATCCCGTATCTGACCCAATTGCGTGCCCCACTCGGCCAATTCGCCGTACTGGGCAATCACGATTACCGAGATCCCGAAGCGATCGTCGATGGCTGGAATCGGAGCGGTTTTGAAGTGTTGCGAAACGAACACCGCCTGATTCAAAAAGGGGAGGATGTGATTGTACTTGCGGGTATCGAAGATTTGCTGATGTCGCATCCGGACATCAGGCACGCATTGGATGGGTTACCTGCAAACGCCTGCACCATCCTGATGTCTCACTGTCCGGATGTTGCGGAGGGAGCGAAACATCATCCCGTCGACCTGCAATTGTCCGGCCACAGCCACGGTGGGCAAATTCGTCTGCCTCTGATTGGTCACGTGATCACACCACCAGGGGCAAAAAAGTATGTGGACGGATGGTATCAGCTGGATCGTATGCAGTTACATGTCAACCGTGGCATTGGAACCACCTTGCTTCCAATTCGCTTCAACTGCCGCCCGCAGATCAGTGTGTTGGAGTTGAGGAGGGAGATATCCTGA
- a CDS encoding cell wall-binding repeat-containing protein, giving the protein MAYDVFRNDSRNWMSTNYEVIGTDLIRLGGADRFEVSANISREIDKRYANPQTVYIASGLTYPDALSGAPLATRMEAPLLLTQSDHLPSKVKAEIERLKPKHAVILGGTGSVSTQVRGELANMGIVVERISGADRFEVSANTAERLVQMQPTDTAVIASGTVFSDALSASVPAGLNGYPLLLVTRDAVPGAITKFLQAHPEIRRFIIAGGPATVSDRVMAQLAKRGEVDRIYGVDRYDVSVNVARYFGLYTDSAALARGDVFTDALSGAPLAAMSGTPLFLTPSDRLHSYVEAHLSEVRSQIGPLNTVYLFGGTGSISTAIEKRMKWYLGYE; this is encoded by the coding sequence TTGGCCTATGATGTATTTCGCAACGACTCCCGCAACTGGATGTCCACCAACTATGAAGTGATCGGCACCGATCTGATCCGACTGGGCGGGGCGGATCGTTTCGAAGTATCGGCCAATATCAGCCGGGAAATTGACAAACGGTATGCCAACCCGCAAACAGTGTACATCGCAAGCGGTTTGACTTATCCAGACGCGCTATCCGGCGCCCCGTTGGCGACACGGATGGAAGCGCCGCTGTTGCTGACGCAATCGGATCATCTGCCTAGCAAGGTAAAAGCGGAAATCGAACGATTGAAGCCGAAACATGCCGTGATACTGGGCGGGACGGGATCGGTGTCCACTCAGGTGCGCGGAGAATTGGCCAACATGGGTATCGTGGTGGAGCGCATCTCGGGGGCGGATCGGTTTGAAGTGTCCGCCAACACGGCGGAACGCTTAGTCCAGATGCAGCCGACCGATACGGCCGTTATCGCGTCAGGTACGGTGTTTTCCGATGCGCTGTCCGCTTCCGTTCCCGCGGGTCTCAACGGGTATCCGTTGCTGCTGGTGACACGGGATGCCGTCCCCGGGGCAATCACCAAGTTTCTCCAAGCCCATCCTGAGATTCGTCGCTTCATCATCGCGGGCGGTCCAGCCACGGTGAGTGACCGTGTCATGGCCCAACTGGCCAAACGGGGCGAGGTGGATCGAATTTACGGGGTGGATCGTTATGACGTGTCGGTCAATGTGGCCCGTTATTTCGGTCTGTACACCGATTCCGCCGCGTTGGCACGAGGAGACGTGTTCACGGATGCTTTGTCCGGTGCGCCGCTGGCCGCGATGTCCGGTACGCCGCTGTTCCTCACTCCTTCCGACCGGTTGCATTCTTATGTGGAAGCTCATCTGAGCGAAGTGAGATCGCAGATCGGGCCGTTGAATACCGTTTACCTATTTGGCGGAACGGGTTCCATTTCAACAGCAATCGAGAAAAGGATGAAATGGTATTTGGGATATGAATAA